In Zygosaccharomyces rouxii strain CBS732 chromosome F complete sequence, a single window of DNA contains:
- the MDJ1 gene encoding Mdj1p (similar to uniprot|Q752R6 Ashbya gossypii AFR507W AFR507Wp and some similarites with YFL016C uniprot|P35191 Saccharomyces cerevisiae YFL016C MDJ1 Protein involved in folding of mitochondrially synthesized proteins in the mitochondrial matrix localizes to the mitochondrial inner membrane member of the DnaJ family of molecular chaperones) — translation MFQALKNASRLGVQPSIYRQFHTTRRILQEFKDPYDTLGVGKSASPSEIKKAYYKLAKKYHPDINKEQGAGDKFHDLQNAYEILSDADKKSQYDQFGAAAFGQGGAGGGPGGPGAGYGGFSDFSGFGNFGGINFEDLFGAAFGGGGGRSSRGSPFGSSMFREYRGDPIEVSYRMPFKDAVFGAKDVNLKFRALDPCHTCDGSGMKTGAKPQSCPSCHGTGTTVHVRAGFQMATTCQQCGGEGTTTKREDLCGSCHGDGVEWTKDKSVRVDLPQGLQDGDVVRVPGQGSYPNMAVPPEMKSSIRLRRGDVLVRIRVDKDPRFSIRDKWDIWFIQDIPITTAALGGTVQVPTVDGSHVRLRVQPGTQHDQIISIPNMGVPRVAGTRGSMKVQYKIQVKKPQSKAERCLWEALANITNDSNAKRTENLEATEKATEAATTNPDNPSALGRLENFISNTFKKIKGE, via the coding sequence ATGTTTCAGGCGTTGAAAAATGCTAGTCGTTTAGGTGTCCAACCTTCGATTTACCGTCAGTTCCACACTACAAGACGTATTTTACAAGAGTTCAAGGATCCATATGATACTCTTGGTGTTGGCAAGAGTGCCTCTCCATCAGAGATTAAAAAGGCATATTACAAATTAGCCAAGAAATACCATCCAGATATAAATAAGGAGCAGGGCGCTGGTGACAAGTTCCACGATTTACAAAATGCTTATGAAATTTTGTCTGATGCCGATAAGAAAAGTCAATATGATCAGTTTGGTGCTGCTGCCTTTGGCCAAGGTGGTGCCGGGGGTGGTCCAGGCGGTCCAGGTGCAGGATATGGTGGATTTAGCGATTTCTCAGgatttggtaattttggtggaatcaattttgaagatctATTTGGTGCTGCCTTTGGCGGTGGTGGAGGAAGAAGCTCTCGTGGGTCACCATTTGGGAGCTCCATGTTCAGAGAATATAGAGGTGATCCTATCGAAGTTTCTTACCGTATGCCATTTAAAGACGCTGTATTCGGTGCCAAAGATGTGAATTTGAAGTTTAGAGCGTTAGATCCATGTCATACCTGTGACGGATCTGGTATGAAAACAGGTGCTAAACCCCAAAGCTGTCCCAGCTGTCACGGTACTGGTACTACTGTCCACGTACGTGCAGGTTTCCAAATGGCTACTACTTGTCAGCAGTGTGGTGGTGAAGGTACTACTACTAAACGTGAAGATCTATGTGGTTCGTGTCATGGTGATGGTGTTGAATGGACTAAAGATAAGAGCGTCCGTGTAGATTTACCACAAGGTTTACAAGATGGTGATGTCGTTAGAGTACCTGGCCAAGGTTCTTATCCTAACATGGCTGTTCCACCAGAGATGAAAAGTAGTATTAGACTACGCAGAGGTGATGTGCTTGTGCGTATACGTGTGGATAAGGATCCAAGATTTTCAATTAGAGATAAATGGGATATCTGGTTTATCCAAGACATTCCAATTACTACAGCAGCATTGGGTGGTACGGTTCAGGTTCCTACAGTTGATGGCTCTCATGTACGTCTAAGAGTGCAACCAGGAACTCAACACGATCAAATCATTTCTATCCCTAACATGGGTGTTCCTCGTGTTGCCGGTACCCGTGGTTCCATGAAAGTTCAGTACAAGATTCAAGTGAAGAAACCTCAATCCAAGGCCGAGCGTTGTCTATGGGAAGCATTGGCCAACATTACCAATGATTCTAATGCAAAGCGCACTGAGAATTTAGAAGCTACTGAAAAAGCTACTGAAGCCGCAACGACAAACCCAGATAATCCTTCGGCATTGGGACGtttagaaaatttcatttcaaacACTTTCAAAAAGATTAAGGGCGAATAG
- the GAT1 gene encoding Gat1p (uniprot|P87016 Zygosaccharomyces rouxii SAT1 DNA-binding protein): MDYRIKLMETIDDSSTEAIWKMYSVAKASLPYKDRMSNLTWRMLGMRMAKERNKVESTSSISVPNSYSNSNDDESFSLVNVLEQDRELDHEQEHEQEHGQEQEQLHPQKQVDFDGDVDIWDPEILFKDMDIEGTSPTIQSETSDLLVNPLFDVTMLPQEPPLTGGDSQTFLGQFLPPPTPSQDLLISNVDNDSSRRRKAPPAPAAVRQRRSSGVQKKKPVPVRNNSTTSLMSMDEKMDSPPKDTKCTHCHTRTTPLWRRDPMGNPLCNACGLFLKLHGVVRPLSLKTDVIKKRQRNTNGNKVKGVNRVRRQEKEGEEANWEWLSLSL; encoded by the coding sequence aTGGATTATAGAATTAAATTGATGGAGACTATTGATGATTCATCAACAGAGGCAATATGGAAAATGTATTCTGTAGCGAAGGCTTCTTTGCCCTATAAGGATAGAATGAGTAATTTGACCTGGAGAATGCTTGGTATGCGAATGGctaaagaaagaaataaaGTAGAAAGTACAAGTTCAATATCAGTACCAAATTCTTATTCTAATTCGAACGACGATGAATCGTTCTCTTTAGTAAATGTACTTGAGCAAGATCGTGAACTAGATCACGAACAAGAACATGAACAAGAACATGgacaagaacaagaacaattgcATCCACAGAAGCAGGTTGATTTTGACGGAGATGTTGATATTTGGGACCCTGAAATCTTGTTTAAAGATATGGATATAGAGGGAACGTCACCGACGATTCAGTCTGAGACCAGCGATCTTCTAGTTAATCCGTTATTTGACGTGACCATGCTGCCACAGGAACCTCCCTTGACAGGAGGTGATTCACAGACGTTTTTAGGACAATTTCTACCCCCGCCGACGCCGTCACAAGATCTTCTAATATCGAatgttgataatgataGTAGTCGGCGGAGAAAAGCACCTCCAGCTCCAGCAGCGGTTCGACAGAGAAGATCCTCGGGTgtgcagaagaagaaacctGTGCCGGTGCGTAATAATTCTACTACTTCACTTATGTCGATGgatgaaaaaatggattcacCGCCGAAGGATACAAAATGTACACATTGCCATACGAGGACAACACCGTTGTGGAGAAGAGATCCGATGGGGAATCCTCTGTGTAACGCGTGTGGGttgtttttgaaattgcaTGGTGTGGTGAGGCCGTTGAGTTTGAAGACCGATGTAATAAAGAAAAGGCAGAGAAATACAAATGGCAATAAAGTTAAAGGTGTTAATCGAGTAAGAAGGcaagagaaagaaggtgaagaggCAAATTGGGAATGGTTGAGTTTAAGTCTGTGA
- a CDS encoding uncharacterized protein (no similarity), which produces MMSVMSATESNAGRLAYDDQFDEMHNLGGLFTPQELPLDDSFEQDFDHLSGFLDLHGLQGAGGTGDNGTPNTQASTPIPSSEKRPPLARRARSNPFYCPSRQIMNLVQKKKISKKIKKENSDAFISMLSLSQSDSQSQQVMPREFEEKVKDAGSSYNTQTEGSP; this is translated from the coding sequence ATGATGTCTGTTATGTCGGCAACGGAGAGCAATGCAGGTAGGTTGGCCTATgatgatcaatttgatGAGATGCACAACTTGGGGGGTCTCTTCACCCCCCAGGAGCTACCACTCGATGATTCGTTCGAACAAGATTTCGATCACCTTTCAGGATTTCTTGATCTACATGGGTTACAGGGTGCTGGTGGCACTGGTGACAACGGTACCCCCAATACACAGGCTTCTACTCCTATCCCCAGCAGTGAGAAGAGACCACCATTGGCGAGAAGGGCTAGATCAAATCCGTTCTACTGCCCATCACGACAAATCATGAATTTAgtacaaaagaaaaagatttcaaagaaaatcaagaaggaaaattCAGATGCTTTCATATCGATGCTCTCATTATCACAATCCGACTCTCAGTCTCAACAGGTAATGCCACgagaatttgaagagaaggTTAAAGATGCCGGTTCATCTTACAATACCCAAACTGAGGGTTCTCCGTAA
- the EMA19 gene encoding Ema19p (similar to uniprot|Q12155 Saccharomyces cerevisiae YLR050C Hypothetical ORF), producing the protein MAGLSSFQINFFYYYFLLHIPITLLIDSAVVLPPKFHVAGWLLSKQIEDNNDFLLWDKPLWLQAFVTLELVVQLPLFFQFAKQLRQNQVDSGSLRLYGVLASTTTLVCIGAILEGHYPGTIVPLSAADKFKLVGIYFPTFIIPFRLVLL; encoded by the coding sequence ATGGCTGGTCTTTCAAgctttcaaatcaattttttttactaCTATTTTCTATTACACATTCCCATTACGTTGCTGATCGATTCAGCAGTAGTTCTTCCACCGAAATTTCACGTAGCTGGTTGGCTATTATCGAAGCAGATAGAAGATAATAACGACTTCTTACTATGGGACAAACCACTATGGTTACAAGCCTTCGTCACCTTGGAATTGGTTGTACAGCTacctcttttctttcaatttgcCAAGCAATTGCGTCAAAATCAAGTTGATAGCGGTTCATTGAGGCTTTACGGCGTTTTAGCATCAACCACAACGCTGGTATGCATTGGGGCAATTTTAGAAGGTCACTATCCCGGGACTATCGTGCCTCTAAGTGCTGCAGACAAATTCAAGCTGGTTGGCATTTACTTCCCTACCTTCATTATCCCATTTAGATTGGTACTGCTTTGA
- the GNA1 gene encoding glucosamine 6-phosphate N-acetyltransferase (similar to uniprot|P43577 Saccharomyces cerevisiae YFL017C GNA1 Evolutionarily conserved glucosamine-6-phosphate acetyltransferase required for multiple cell cycle events including passage through START DNA synthesis and mitosis involved in UDP-N-acetylglucosamine synthesis forms GlcNAc6P from AcCoA): MVPGYSIRRVEKQDYEGVLQALNALTTVGSVSKAQFEETVNHWNNVKVSSGPDLLQYHPYVILHGEEVAATGMMFIERKLIHECGLVGHIEDIAVSPHHQGKQLGRALIDHLTDLGLKHCYKVILDCDDSNVKFYEKCGYSRAGVEMQHR; this comes from the coding sequence ATGGTTCCAGGATATTCAATTAGAAGAGTAGAGAAGCAAGACTACGAAGGTGTCCTACAGGCGTTGAATGCCTTGACTACCGTTGGCTCAGTGTCAAAAGCACAATTCGAAGAAACAGTGAATCATTGGAACAATGTGAAAGTATCATCAGGACCAGATCTTCTACAGTACCATCCTTatgtaattcttcatgGTGAGGAAGTTGCCGCTACAGGTATGATGTTCATAGAACGTAAACTAATTCATGAATGTGGATTAGTGGGACATATTGAAGATATTGCGGTTTCACCACACCATCAGGGAAAGCAATTGGGACGTGCTCTTATTGACCATTTGACAGACCTGGGATTAAAACACTGCTATAAAGTCATATTGGATTGTGACGACAGTAACGTTAAATTCTACGAGAAGTGTGGCTATTCAAGAGCTGGCGTTGAGATGCAACATCGATAG
- the IES3 gene encoding Ies3p (similar to uniprot|Q12345 Saccharomyces cerevisiae YLR052W IES3 Subunit of the INO80 chromatin remodeling complex) — MSTFEELLAQDKQLQYALQAVRHYHSEKVPEFLEKDSHNRRPTPSSTPQGSTSTTPASTAGTAANANAQSQLNAGNNKRHIVNVDDISKINYEMIKNTPGNLPDIDEKLDPKSNNSDGEISGLKTKLYKNRLYDLNDDFLEIISHRMPTEEKSSEPPLLPLQDQVNLLSQIQRNLIGDYEDLLNTERKWFILKEILLDANAELDLFSTQEERKKTIKLGATTVPPNANANALVFNRPKRQKAHGSRPDDIL; from the coding sequence ATGTCTACTTTCGAGGAATTGTTAGCTCAGGATAAGCAGTTACAATATGCTTTACAAGCTGTAAGACACTACCATAGCGAGAAAGTCccagaatttttggaaaaggatAGCCATAATAGAAGACCAACACCTTCATCTACACCGCAGGGATCGACTTCAACAACACCTGCATCTACCGCAGGCACTGCTGCAAATGCCAATGCACAATCTCAATTGAATGCCGGGAATAATAAACGCCATATTGTAAACGTAGACGATATTTCCAAGATTAACTACgaaatgataaagaataCCCCGGGGAATCTACCAGATATTGATGAGAAACTGGATCCTAAATCTAACAATTCGGATGGCGAGATTAGTGGACTCAAGACAAAACTATACAAAAATCGGTTATACGATTTAAATGACGATTTCTTGGAGATTATCAGTCATCGTATGCCCACAGAGGAAAAATCATCAGAACCACCACTACTACCGTTGCAAGACCAAGTCAATCTTCTCTCACAAATACAACGCAATCTAATCGGGGACTATGAAGACCTACTAAATACTGAGCGCAAGTGGTTCATCCTAAAGGAAATTTTACTGGATGCCAATGCTGAACTAGATCTTTTCAGCACACAGGAAGAACGTAAGAAAACCATTAAACTGGGAGCTACGACCGTTCCTCCGAATGCTAATGCTAATGCACTCGTATTCAACAGACCAAAAAGACAAAAGGCTCATGGTAGCAGGCCGGATGATATCTTGTAG
- the FRS2 gene encoding phenylalanine--tRNA ligase subunit alpha (highly similar to uniprot|P15625 Saccharomyces cerevisiae YFL022C), translated as MSDFQLQILRKLGDLGEIPSTLQVFPDVDPQDVLSALNSLKAHGKLEFKRYDSILYTATDEGKEIVAHGSHEIKLLQLINELGKLQIKDVPAKLGSTGKVGQARAFKNGWIVKTKENELEPSEKVKGQLPADETQLAITKAVNGEKVDDKVVTDLKKRKLITPKKQTDFSVSKGADFSLEVAKPETDITADMIVSGSYKNADFKPYNFNSQGITVNCGSLHPLSKVREEFRQIFFGMGFTEMPSNQYVETGFWNFDALYVPQQHPARDLQDTFYIKDPLTSDLPSDKAYLNDVKAVHENGKFDSVGYRYTWKEQECQRLVLRTHTTPTSANMLHKLAANPGPARLFSIDRVFRNEAVDVTHLAEFHQVEGVLADYNITLGDLIKFMEDFFAKMGVTGLRFKPTYNPYTEPSMEIFSWHEGLKKWVEIGNSGMFRAEMLEPMGLPRDLRVLGWGLSLERPTMIKYKVQNIRELLGHKVSLDFIESNPAARLDEELY; from the coding sequence ATGTCTGATTTCCAGTTACAAATTCTTCGCAAACTTGGTGATTTGGGTGAGATTCCCTCTACGCTTCAAGTTTTCCCTGACGTAGACCCACAAGACGTTTTATCAGCGCTCAACTCTTTGAAAGCACATGGGAAATtagaattcaaaagatacgattcaattctttacacTGCTACCGATGAAGGTAAAGAGATCGTCGCACATGGATCCCACGAAATAAAACTTTTACAACTGATCAACgaattgggtaaattgCAAATCAAAGACGTCCCAGCTAAATTAGGTTCTACCGGTAAGGTGGGACAAGCCAGAGCATTCAAGAATGGCTGGATCGTCAAGACAAAGGAAAACGAATTGGAACCAAGCGAGAAGGTTAAGGGCCAATTACCTGCTGACGAAACTCAGCTGGCCATTACTAAAGCTGttaatggtgaaaaggtGGACGATAAAGTAGTaacagatttgaaaaagagaaaattgaTTACCCCAAAGAAGCAGACCGATTTTTCTGTTTCTAAAGGTGCTGATTTCTCTTTGGAAGTCGCTAAACCTGAGACCGATATTACTGCGGACATGATCGTTAGTGGATCTTATAAGAATGCGGATTTCAAACCTTACAATTTCAACTCTCAAGGTATTACAGTCAATTGTGGTTCGTTGCATCCATTGAGTAAAGTTAGAGAAGAATTCAGACAAATTTTCTTCGGTATGGGTTTTACAGAAATGCCAAGTAATCAATATGTGGAAACAGGGTTCTGGAATTTCGATGCTCTTTACGTGCCACAACAACATCCTGCTCGTGATTTACAGGATACTTTCTACATCAAAGATCCATTGACTAGTGATCTCCCATCTGATAAGGCATATTTAAATGATGTGAAAGCTGTTCACGAGAACGGTAAATTTGACTCAGTTGGTTACCGCTACACTTGGAAGGAACAAGAATGTCAAAGATTGGTGCTAAGAACTCACACAACTCCAACTTCCGCTAATATGTTGCACAAGTTAGCAGCAAACCCAGGTCCTGCCAGATTATTTTCCATCGATCGTGTTTTCCGTAACGAAGCTGTTGATGTAACTCATTTAGCTGAATTTCATCAAGTGGAAGGTGTTTTGGCCGATTATAACATTACATTGGGTGATCTAATTAAATTTATGGAAGACTTTTTCGCCAAAATGGGTGTTACAGGTCTAAGATTCAAACCAACTTACAATCCATACACTGAACCATCGATGGAAATCTTCTCATGGCACGAAGGTTTGAAGAAGTGGGTCGAAATTGGTAACTCAGGTATGTTCAGAGCTGAAATGTTGGAACCAATGGGTCTTCCACGTGACTTGAGAGTTCTTGGTTGGGGATTATCATTAGAGAGACCAACAATGATTAAATACAAGGTCCAAAACATTAGAGAATTATTGGGTCATAAGGTCTCTCTAGACTTTATTGAATCTAACCCTGCCGCTAgattagatgaagaattgtaTTAG
- the MLO50 gene encoding Mlo50p (weakly similar to uniprot|Q12110 Saccharomyces cerevisiae YLR049C Hypothetical ORF) yields the protein MQYIPPSQRLFNARHKVTRKDLVEDWDQLLDVDVDYGLYGVPLIGSRRRTGSSSESDTSSIFSDLSGDSSIMDVYSRMQDNLSIEYVIQDNKKKILREEEALSLLKQSGGGRSRAKHELQRLKEENRSLLRRRDLLDARWNQIRFSPYLLMEAKRDGLYWFGLPSDLRIHIYECCLDDVPVPAPDRFLNALKDCVPNEPLALQVFANLQNRQSLSSHAAIPNAKIQSKFPGLHFHLQNTLKLNVFEDFIKPLIFHSLCHALEQHAADGVALELLDILVLSMPHQELDTVLLDDFLMNVLAQTHHKFFGDESAQVRRQVVEIKFDLIELLESMRQTKADSLQPVRPLPT from the coding sequence ATGCAGTATATTCCCCCCAGTCAGAGATTGTTTAACGCAAGACACAAGGTTACTAGGAAAGATTTAGTTGAAGATTGGGATCAGTTATTAGATGTGGATGTTGATTATGGGCTTTACGGCGTACCGCTAATCGGCAGCCGTAGACGCACAGGATCAAGCTCTGAAAGTGATACTTCCTCCATCTTTTCAGATCTTTCTGGTGACTCTAGTATTATGGATGTTTATAGTCGAATGCAAGACAACTTAAGTATAGAATATGTGATTCAAgataataagaaaaaaatattacGAGAGGAAGAAGCGTTATCTCTATTGAAACAaagtggtggtggtagatCTAGAGCTAAACATGAGTTACAAAGGCTCAAGGAGGAAAACCGGAGTTTGTTAAGACGTAGAGATTTACTTGATGCACGCTGGAATCAGATAAGGTTCTCACCTTATTTGCTCATGGAAGCAAAAAGAGATGGGTTATATTGGTTTGGATTACCTTCAGATTTAAGAATACACATCTACGAGTGTTGTCTCGACGACGTTCCTGTGCCAGCACCTGATCGGTTTCTCAATGCTCTGAAGGATTGTGTACCGAATGAACCATTGGCACTACAAGTCTTTGCCAACCTACAAAATAGACAGTCTCTATCGTCCCATGCGGCAATTCCCAACGCCAAGATCCAGTCAAAATTCCCTGGATTGCATTTCCACTTACAAAACACTCTAAAATTGAAtgtatttgaagatttcatcaaacCACTAATATTCCATTCACTATGCCATGCTCTCGAACAACATGCAGCCGACGGTGTGGCTCTAGAATTACTAGACATTCTGGTGCTGTCAATGCCTCaccaagaattggatacaGTACTACTGGACGATTTTCTCATGAATGTACTCGCGCAAACCCATCATAAGTtctttggtgatgaatCCGCACAAGTTAGGAGACAAGTGgttgaaataaaattcgACTTGATAGAATTGCTGGAATCAATGCGTCAGACGAAAGCTGATTCTTTACAACCTGTTAGACCTCTCCCCACGTGA
- the SMX2 gene encoding mRNA splicing protein SMX2 (highly similar to uniprot|P40204 Saccharomyces cerevisiae YFL017W-A SMX2 snRNP G protein (the homologue of the human Sm-G)): MVSTPELKRYVDKKVLLQLNGARKVAGVLRGYDLFLNVVLDDAVEVGKDGSHHNLGSQSVVRGNSIVSLEALDTVM, encoded by the coding sequence ATGGTTTCTACACCTGAGCTTAAAAGGTACGTTGATAAGAAAGTGTTACTACAACTAAATGGTGCTCGTAAAGTAGCAGGAGTTCTACGAGGCTATGATCTTTTCCTTAATGTTGTCCTAGATGATGCTGTTGAAGTGGGCAAGGACGGATCTCATCACAATCTGGGATCTCAGAGTGTTGTCAGAGGTAATTCTATAGTATCATTAGAGGCTCTTGATACTGTTATGTaa
- the FCF2 gene encoding Fcf2p (similar to uniprot|Q12035 Saccharomyces cerevisiae YLR051C Protein required for cell viability) — protein MDEVESLFRQLEQVNARPESNPSAKENGLQENQDLVKLDDEHAHDGFESIEKSLKQLPKLQNGFDKLDAPKAVESKSYAVGKEKKNQHEGPTNEEWFTLPTPTGEFAHRVQRDLQLIKHRASLDPKRHYKKEKWNAPERFAVGTIIEDKSEYFSGRLPRRQRGETMLSTLLKDVDSRSYLKRKYGEIQTEKRGKRFGKNKKKGKR, from the coding sequence ATGGATGAAGTTGAATCACTGTTTCGTCAATTAGAACAGGTCAACGCCAGACCTGAGTCTAATCCTAGTGCTAAAGAAAACGGATTACAAGAAAACCAAGATTTGGTCAAGTTAGACGATGAGCATGCCCACGATGGGTTTGAAAGTATAGAGAAGAGTTTAAAACAGTTGCCAAAACTACAGAATGGgtttgataaattggatGCTCCAAAAGCTGTGGAATCAAAGTCCTATGCTGTAGggaaggagaagaaaaaccaACACGAGGGCCCTACAAATGAAGAATGGTTTACGCTACCTACACCAACCGGTGAATTTGCGCATAGAGTACAGAGAGATTTGCAATTGATAAAGCATAGAGCTTCATTAGATCCAAAACGTCATtataagaaggaaaaatgGAATGCGCCTGAGAGATTTGCAGTGGGGACAATTATTGAAGATAAGTCGGAGTATTTCAGCGGGCGTCTGCCGCGTAGACAAAGAGGTGAAACAATGCTATCGACGTTGTTAAAAGATGTGGATTCGAGGAGCTATTTAAAGAGAAAGTACGGTGAAATTCAGACTGAAAAGAGAGGTAAGAGATTTGGtaagaataagaagaaggGGAAACGTTAG
- the LPD1 gene encoding dihydrolipoyl dehydrogenase (highly similar to uniprot|P09624 Saccharomyces cerevisiae YFL018C LPD1 Dihydrolipoamide dehydrogenase the lipoamide dehydrogenase component (E3) of the pyruvate dehydrogenase and 2-oxoglutarate dehydrogenase multi-enzyme complexes) has translation MLRSFVTKRTFSSSAVWLAAKKQHDVVVVGGGPGGYIAAIKAAQLGLDTACVEKRGRLGGTCLNVGCIPSKALLNNSQMYHQMKTDSKNRGIDIKGEVALNVEQFQKAKDTVVKQLTGGIEMLFKKNKVAYYKGLGTFENENSIKVKPVEGLEGSVNEETILEAKNIIVATGSEVTPFPGIKIDEERIVSSTGALSLKEIPKRFVILGGGIIGLEMGSVYSRLGSKVTVVEFQPQIGASMDNEVASTTQKFLKKQGLDFKLGTKVVSAERNGDVVNIVVEDVKSGKQDKLEADAFLVAVGRRPYIQGLEAEKIGLEVDKRGRLVIDDQFSSKFPHIKVIGDVTFGPMLAHKAEEEGIAAVEYIKEGVGHVNYNNIPSVMYSHPEVAWVGKTEEQLKEAGINYKVGKFPFIANSRAKTNLDTEGFVKVLIDSETERLLGAHIIGPNAGEMIAEAGLALEYGASAEDIARVCHAHPTLSEAFKEANLAAFDKPLNF, from the coding sequence ATGCTCAGATCCTTTGTCACAAAGCGTACTTTCAGTTCATCTGCGGTTTGGTTAGCTGCCAAGAAGCAACACGACGTGGTAGTTGTCGGTGGTGGTCCAGGTGGTTACATTGCTGCCATCAAGGCCGCTCAATTGGGACTAGACACTGCTTGTGTTGAGAAAAGAGGTAGATTGGGTGGTACTTGTTTGAACGTTGGATGTATCCCATCAAAGGCTCTTTTGAACAACTCTCAAATGTACCATCAAATGAAGACCGATTCCAAGAACCGTGGTATCGATATCAAGGGTGAAGTTGCCCTCAATGTGGAACAATTCCAAAAGGCCAAGGACACTGTTGTTAAGCAGTTGACTGGTGGTATTGAAATGTTGtttaaaaagaacaaagttGCCTACTACAAGGGTTTAGGtacatttgaaaatgaaaacagCATTAAAGTTAAGCCCGTCGAAGGATTAGAAGGTAGTGTTAACGAAGAAACTATTTTGGAAGCCAAAAATATCATTGTTGCTACCGGTTCCGAAGTTACACCTTTCCCTGGTATTAAAatcgatgaagaaagaattgtCTCCTCTACTGGTGCgctttctttgaaagaaattccaaagagATTTGTCATTCTAGGTGGTGGTATCATTGGTCTTGAAATGGGTTCTGTTTACAGCCGTTTGGGTTCTAAGGTCACTGTTGTAGAATTCCAACCACAAATTGGTGCCTCTATGGATAACGAAGTTGCTTCCACTACTCagaaattcttgaagaaacaaGGtcttgatttcaaattgggtACCAAGGTTGTTTCTGCTGAAAGAAACGGCGATGTTGTTAACATCGTTGTTGAAGACGTTAAATCTGGTAAGCAAGACAAACTGGAAGCAGATGCCTTCTTAGTGGCTGTTGGTAGAAGACCATACATCCAAGGTCTAGAAGCTGAGAAAATTGGCTTGGAAGTCGACAAGAGAGGTCGTTTGGTTATCGATGACCAATTCAGCTCTAAATTCCCACACATTAAAGTCATTGGTGACGTCACTTTCGGTCCTATGTTGGCTCATAAggctgaagaagaaggtattGCCGCTGTTGAATACATCAAGGAAGGTGTTGGTCACGTTAACTACAACAACATTCCATCCGTTATGTACTCTCATCCAGAGGTCGCTTGGGTTGGTAAGACTGAAgagcaattgaaagaagctGGCATTAACTACAAGGTTGGTAAGTTCCCATTTATTGCAAACTCCAGAGCTAAAACCAATTTGGACACCGAAGGTTTTGTGAAGGTCTTGATCGACTCTGAAACTGAACGTTTGTTGGGTGCCCACATCATTGGTCCTAATGCTGGTGAAATGATTGCCGAAGCTGGTTTAGCTCTTGAATATGGTGCTTCCGCTGAAGATATCGCACGTGTGTGCCATGCTCACCCAACTTTGTCTGAAGCTTTCAAAGAAGCTAACTTGGCTGCCTTTGACAAGCCATTGAATTTCTAA